Proteins encoded within one genomic window of Polaribacter sp. NJDZ03:
- a CDS encoding PD-(D/E)XK nuclease family protein — protein sequence MQSFISTTIETILKTTKSFEDVIFVLPSQRAKVFVKQTFKDKITVGFLPEIINVEQFINKISGIEKADSIQLLFYFYTIYKGIEKEPVTFDVFASWAFTVIQDFNEIDQHLIATKDIFHYLRDIQRLKKWSVEGEFKETELMKDHYLFLEKLNTYYNAFYQFLKENNIGYQGLIYRESCKKIDSFLEKNSDKKFFFIGFNALNAAEELLFQKVLEIGNSEIYWDIDESFFKSNHQAGKFIRRYKKEWRYYEKNDIKTLGDTFSAPKNIEVIGASKNTTQIKYAGEILEKITDFKNTALVLADETLLPITLNSLPKNINAINITMGYPLKDVPTTNLLFSIFQLFISQDKLQKSIVNEFYYKDVIRFLKHQSIYRLIPEIDTFSDNIAKHNQTFINQNDIHKLLENSEVALKQVLVSIFSSYASVDEFIDRILNLINYLKEDVSDLEKEYLFRFYTTFTQLKTLQNEFKYFPDLKTLALFFRQLISSESLSFQGEPLRGLQLMGMLETRVLDFENIILVSTNEGVLPASSQQNSFIPFDVKVEFGLPTYREKDAIFSYHFFRLMQRAKNVFIIYNTEHDVLGSGEKSRFVTQLEMMRTDVIQKTVAPKVVNQKVELKEIKKDETVLEKLKELAEKGISPSALTNYLYNPISFYKQKIIKLKEFEDVEETVAYNTLGTVVHEALDELYVPFVGKFLQTEDIDLMRTKSKDLVVKHFKKAFKNGDISTGRNRLIFEVANRFVNNFLSQEKDLLKDKNNQLKIIATEENLSTEIEIEGIDFPIKIHGLVDRVDQLNGVLRIIDYKTGMVSGADLRVVEFERLREKEQHKAIQVLLYAYLYTKSKKYDFKKPLEGGIYSFKNLNNGFLSINFSSNYRKPDVEITEEKLEEFIVEIKTYIKEMYTLEVDFIEPADLRY from the coding sequence ATGCAATCTTTTATTTCTACTACAATAGAGACTATTTTAAAAACAACAAAATCTTTTGAAGATGTCATTTTTGTACTTCCTTCTCAAAGAGCAAAAGTGTTTGTAAAACAAACCTTTAAAGATAAAATTACCGTTGGTTTTTTACCGGAAATTATAAATGTAGAGCAGTTTATCAACAAAATTTCTGGAATTGAAAAGGCTGATAGCATTCAGTTATTATTTTATTTTTATACTATTTATAAGGGTATTGAGAAAGAACCTGTAACTTTTGATGTGTTTGCTTCTTGGGCTTTTACGGTTATTCAAGATTTTAACGAAATAGATCAGCACTTAATAGCAACTAAAGACATTTTTCATTATTTGAGAGATATTCAGCGTTTAAAGAAATGGTCTGTAGAAGGAGAGTTTAAAGAAACCGAATTAATGAAAGATCATTATTTGTTTCTTGAAAAACTAAATACTTATTACAATGCTTTTTATCAATTTTTAAAAGAAAATAATATTGGGTATCAAGGTTTAATTTATAGAGAGTCTTGTAAAAAAATAGATTCTTTTTTAGAAAAAAACAGCGATAAAAAATTCTTCTTCATTGGATTTAATGCCTTAAATGCAGCAGAAGAATTATTATTTCAAAAAGTTTTAGAAATTGGAAATTCAGAAATTTATTGGGATATTGATGAATCTTTTTTTAAATCTAATCATCAAGCAGGTAAATTTATAAGAAGATATAAAAAGGAGTGGAGATATTATGAGAAAAATGATATAAAAACCTTAGGTGACACATTTTCTGCACCTAAAAATATAGAGGTTATTGGAGCTTCTAAAAATACCACTCAAATTAAATATGCAGGTGAAATTTTAGAGAAAATTACAGATTTTAAAAATACGGCTTTGGTTTTAGCAGATGAAACATTGTTGCCAATTACGTTAAATTCTTTGCCCAAAAATATTAATGCGATTAACATTACTATGGGGTACCCATTAAAAGATGTACCTACAACCAACTTATTGTTTTCTATATTTCAATTGTTTATTTCTCAAGATAAATTGCAAAAATCAATTGTAAATGAGTTTTATTATAAAGACGTTATTCGGTTTTTAAAACATCAATCTATTTATAGATTGATTCCAGAAATAGATACATTTTCAGATAATATTGCAAAGCATAATCAGACCTTTATCAATCAGAATGATATTCATAAATTATTAGAAAATTCAGAAGTAGCATTAAAACAGGTGTTGGTTTCAATATTTAGCTCTTATGCTTCCGTAGATGAATTTATAGACAGAATTTTAAACTTAATAAACTATTTAAAAGAAGATGTTAGCGATTTAGAAAAAGAATATTTATTCAGATTTTACACCACATTTACGCAGTTAAAAACATTGCAAAATGAGTTTAAATATTTCCCTGATTTAAAAACATTAGCTCTTTTTTTTAGACAATTAATTTCTTCTGAAAGTTTATCCTTTCAAGGAGAACCATTAAGAGGTTTGCAATTAATGGGAATGTTAGAAACCCGTGTTTTAGATTTTGAAAATATTATTTTAGTTTCTACCAACGAAGGAGTTTTACCAGCTAGTAGTCAGCAAAATTCTTTTATTCCTTTTGATGTAAAAGTAGAATTTGGTTTGCCAACCTATAGAGAAAAAGATGCTATTTTTTCGTATCACTTTTTTAGATTAATGCAAAGAGCAAAAAACGTTTTTATCATTTATAATACAGAACACGACGTTTTAGGAAGTGGAGAGAAAAGTAGGTTTGTTACGCAATTAGAAATGATGCGAACAGATGTAATTCAGAAAACTGTTGCTCCTAAAGTTGTGAATCAAAAAGTTGAATTAAAAGAAATTAAGAAGGATGAAACCGTTTTAGAAAAATTGAAGGAATTGGCTGAAAAAGGAATTTCTCCTTCTGCATTAACCAATTATTTATACAATCCGATTTCGTTTTATAAGCAAAAAATAATCAAATTAAAAGAGTTTGAAGATGTAGAGGAAACCGTTGCTTATAATACTTTAGGTACAGTTGTTCATGAAGCTTTAGATGAATTATATGTGCCTTTTGTGGGGAAGTTTTTACAAACAGAAGACATCGATTTAATGCGTACAAAATCGAAAGATTTAGTAGTGAAACATTTTAAGAAAGCTTTTAAAAATGGAGATATTTCTACAGGAAGAAATCGCTTAATTTTTGAAGTTGCAAATAGATTCGTTAATAATTTTTTATCACAAGAGAAGGACTTGTTAAAAGACAAGAACAATCAATTAAAGATTATTGCTACAGAAGAAAATTTATCAACAGAAATAGAAATTGAAGGAATTGATTTTCCTATAAAAATTCACGGTCTGGTAGATAGAGTAGATCAGTTAAATGGTGTTTTGCGTATTATCGATTATAAAACTGGTATGGTAAGCGGTGCAGATTTACGTGTGGTAGAATTCGAAAGGTTAAGAGAAAAAGAGCAACATAAAGCCATTCAAGTACTATTATACGCTTATTTGTACACAAAAAGTAAAAAGTATGATTTTAAGAAACCTTTAGAAGGTGGTATTTATTCTTTTAAGAACTTAAATAATGGTTTTTTATCGATTAACTTTTCATCAAATTATAGAAAACCCGATGTAGAAATTACCGAAGAAAAATTAGAAGAATTTATTGTTGAGATAAAAACCTATATTAAAGAGATGTACACGCTAGAGGTTGATTTTATTGAACCGGCAGATTTAAGGTATTAA
- a CDS encoding acyl-ACP desaturase, which produces MSIHNVRKEVMLTLEKSMDRFMEKYLIPAEKIWQPTDFLPNSQKDSFISEVEEIRELSKELHDDFWVVLVGDTITEEALPTYESWLLDLDGVCQDPDNSWAKWVRTWTAEENRHGDVLNKYLYLSGRVNMREVEISTQHLIADGFDIGTSTDPYKNFVYTSFQELATYISHNNVAKIARKKGHKALAKMSRIIAGDEMRHHHAYTEFVKEIFKIDPSEMMLAFQHMMKYKIVMPAMHLRESFEEKGTLFDDFSIVAQRVGVYTGFDYVDIIRKLNEAWEIDKITNLTPEAEKARDYLMKLPDRMYRITERIVVPQTDFKFKWMINPS; this is translated from the coding sequence ATGTCTATACATAATGTAAGAAAAGAAGTGATGCTAACTTTAGAAAAAAGTATGGATCGTTTCATGGAAAAATATTTAATCCCTGCAGAAAAAATCTGGCAGCCAACAGATTTTTTACCCAATTCTCAAAAAGACTCTTTTATTTCAGAAGTAGAAGAAATTAGAGAATTATCTAAAGAATTACATGACGATTTTTGGGTTGTATTAGTAGGAGATACCATTACAGAAGAAGCATTGCCAACCTACGAATCTTGGTTACTAGATTTAGATGGAGTATGCCAAGACCCAGACAATAGTTGGGCAAAATGGGTAAGAACTTGGACAGCAGAAGAAAACAGACACGGAGACGTTTTAAACAAATACTTGTATTTATCCGGTCGAGTAAATATGCGTGAAGTAGAAATTTCTACACAACACTTAATTGCAGACGGTTTTGATATTGGTACTTCAACAGACCCATATAAAAACTTCGTGTACACAAGTTTTCAAGAATTAGCAACCTATATTTCACACAACAATGTAGCTAAAATTGCACGTAAAAAAGGACACAAAGCATTAGCTAAAATGTCTAGAATTATTGCAGGAGACGAAATGCGCCACCACCATGCATATACAGAATTCGTAAAAGAAATATTTAAAATAGACCCTAGTGAAATGATGTTGGCTTTTCAACACATGATGAAATATAAAATTGTAATGCCTGCAATGCACTTAAGAGAATCTTTTGAAGAAAAAGGAACTCTGTTCGATGATTTTTCAATTGTTGCACAAAGAGTTGGTGTTTATACAGGTTTCGATTACGTAGACATTATAAGAAAGTTAAACGAAGCTTGGGAAATTGATAAAATTACAAATCTTACGCCAGAAGCAGAAAAAGCTAGAGATTATCTAATGAAGTTACCAGACAGAATGTACAGAATTACAGAAAGAATTGTAGTTCCTCAAACAGACTTTAAATTCAAATGGATGATAAATCCTAGTTAG
- a CDS encoding nitrilase family protein, with protein sequence MQNELNIVGIQSDLAWENPAKNLTFFEQKINTLSKNTDLVVLPEMFTSGFTMNPKKVAEKMDGKSISWMLKMATENNFAICGSLVISEQGNFYNRLVFIHPSGKIETYNKRHSFTLAAEDKVYTSGTEKLIVNYKGWKICPLICYDLRFPIWARNTENYDLLIFVANWPTIRIKAWYTLLKARAIENMTYVIGINRTGKDANNYEYTGNSLIVNFFGEETSKLKNNEVGIIKSSLVKTDQDYNRKKMGFLNDKDTFKIML encoded by the coding sequence ATGCAAAATGAATTAAACATAGTTGGTATTCAGTCAGATTTAGCTTGGGAAAATCCAGCCAAGAATCTTACTTTTTTTGAACAAAAAATAAATACACTGTCTAAAAATACAGATTTAGTAGTGTTACCAGAAATGTTTACTTCTGGTTTTACCATGAATCCAAAAAAAGTAGCAGAGAAAATGGATGGTAAATCCATTTCTTGGATGCTTAAAATGGCTACAGAAAATAATTTTGCGATTTGTGGAAGTTTAGTGATTTCTGAGCAAGGGAATTTCTACAATCGTTTGGTCTTTATACATCCATCAGGCAAAATAGAAACCTATAATAAACGACATTCTTTTACTTTAGCAGCAGAGGATAAAGTATACACTTCAGGAACAGAAAAACTAATTGTAAATTACAAAGGATGGAAAATTTGTCCTTTGATATGTTATGATCTACGTTTCCCTATATGGGCTAGAAATACAGAAAATTACGATCTATTAATATTTGTGGCAAATTGGCCTACTATTAGAATAAAAGCATGGTATACGCTATTAAAAGCACGTGCAATAGAAAACATGACTTATGTTATTGGAATAAATAGAACCGGAAAAGACGCTAATAATTATGAATATACTGGAAACTCACTAATTGTTAATTTTTTTGGTGAAGAAACTTCTAAGCTTAAAAATAATGAAGTAGGAATTATAAAGTCAAGTTTAGTTAAAACAGATCAAGATTACAATAGGAAAAAAATGGGTTTTTTAAATGATAAAGATACTTTTAAAATTATGTTATAA